Proteins from a genomic interval of Apteryx mantelli isolate bAptMan1 chromosome 5, bAptMan1.hap1, whole genome shotgun sequence:
- the OTUD4 gene encoding OTU domain-containing protein 4 isoform X4, producing MAGSRVIKAAAQTLLGTLLWTATCDLRACIERELPRMDLVSSELWQSSNKNLFHQLTKAIYKEVLHCQSRHIDVRMACVDYLRKNREKFEAFIEGPFEEYLKCLENPQEWVGQVEISALSLMYKKDFIIYREPNASPSHVTENGFSDKVLLCFSNGNHYDIVYPIEYSERAALCQSLLYELLYEKVFDTDVKQIIAELSAVDVMEESNGSSEVSASDSDDDNCRSKATTVSDTNGLKSPSGNKHLKSNGNPTFLVLPKKVLKSLNPSVYRNVEYDVWLQSKWDQQKQDFSIAAGMQYSVGDKCKVRLDHNGKFYNAHIQEVCSENGPVVVFVEELGEKHAVSLKSLKPLPQTSPMEGWNTVPGKKIKKFFPTWGQNAQPDADCRGPKNQSKPIKPPSALPPRLQHTVGTRQHQFLCSGPQSHQTSTEQKAPGRNPSQTARKPDRERTEDLNQSNRDCNYFGPSPEERREKQAIEDSCSLYEIKQRDEQAFPALSNNQSVCQAATQTVDNFNQKKFSNNERRNSKWAAEVEEQKNKESNSRQIHLRQKLEPNSSEKNSQDESYPKASSPLEQVKTDSPILAEQKLAECLPGATPAPSPIFSEVHLPPTVPSIPAIVPAWPSEPTTYGPPGIPAQIPAPSLMPAPATGPDSIVSQAQTLNPYQDPLYPGFPLSEKGERAVAPSYSLCNTGEDLPKDKNILRFFFNLGVKAYSCPMWAPHSYLYPLHQAYLAACRMYPNVSLPVYPHNLWFQEAPLTLNENETARTNRHFPIQNEARSNGQSSQVDNRSPSLPLIIPTAQVSESQGQICVESETPVQTLHTNYDESLRGKNMFPQPPFGHNPFIGAVPIAPPFFPHFWYGYPVQGFIENSAARPNIVMSPEDKEATPSTSANMYLAKECSPPVPGGSCIEQLQKTNSGSSSNTVPLPVAGASSECSALNETLARAPKLEQTCTSASPAKQAIAGLQNRALQIQGSERQAAMPNPTIPLAEPPKNELKNTVPSRKEKTDKVRDSKGTGDLQAESRAQRTREESSEDESEVSDMLKSGRSKQFYNQTYGGGRRPRLEWGYSSRGGYQFQRNEEAWKGPPSRSRDEGYQYQRNFRGRPYRNDRRRATLGDNQRGHQA from the exons ATGGCGGGGAGCAGAGTCATCAAGGCAGCAGCACAGACACTCCTGGGGACGCTTCTATGGACCGCTACTTGCGATCTCAGGGCTTGTATAGAAAGAGAGTTGCCAAGGATGGATCTTGTCTCTTCAGAGCTGTGGCAGAGCAG TAACAAAAACTTATTTCATCAACTAACCAAAGCCATTTACAAAGAG GTGTTACACTGTCAGTCTCGGCATATTGATGTTAGGATGGCTTGTGTAGACTATCTtcggaaaaatagagagaaatttGAAGCA ttcaTAGAGGGGCCATTTGAAGAGTACTTAAAATGTTTGGAAAACCCACAG gaATGGGTTGGACAAGTAGAAATAAGTGCCCTTTCTCTTATGTACAA GAAAGATTTCATAATCTACCGGGAACCAAATGCTTCTCCTTCACATGTAACTGAAAATGGCTTTTCTGATAAG gtattgcTGTGTTTCTCAAATGGAAACCACTATGATATTGTTTATCCCATAGAATATTCAGaaagagctgctctctgccagt ctcttcTGTATGAACTGCTGTATGAAAAGGTGTTTGATACAGATGTAAAGCAAATCATAGCAGAGCTTAGTGCTGTTGATGTGATGGAGGAAAGTAATGGTAGCAGTGAAGTATCTGCTTCAGATTCAGATGATGACAACTGCAG AAGTAAAGCTACAACAGTTAGTGATACGAATGGATTAAAGTCTCCTTCTGGCAACAAG CACCTTAAGAGCAATGGCAATCCTACCTTCTTGGTCTTGCCTAAAAAAGTTCTTAAATCACTCAACCCATCAGTTTACAGAAATGTTGAATATGATGTTTGGCTACAATCCAAATGGG ATCAGCAAAAACAAGATTTTTCTATTGCTGCTGGCATGCAATACTCAGTTGGAGATAAATGTAAA gtgcgcTTAGACCATAATGGGAAATTTTATAATGCCCATATTCAAGAAGTTTGCTCAGAGAATGGTCCAGTTGTTGTATTTGTAGAAGAGCTTGGAGAAAA GCATGCTGTCTCActgaagagccttaaacctcTTCCACAAACCTCTCCTATGGAGGGCTGGAACACTGTGCCAGGGAAGAagataaaaaagttttttccaacATGGGGGCAGAATGCTCAGCCTG ATGCAGATTGCAGAGGGCCAAAGAATCAAAGCAAGCCAATAAAACCCCCGTCAGCACTACCTCCTCGACTTCAGCATACTGTGGGAACCAGGCAGCATCAGTTCTTATGTTCTGGACCCCAATCTCATCAGACCTCAACTGAGCAAAAAGCTCCAGGCAGGAatccttcccaaactgcaag AAAACCAGATCGTGAGAGAACCGAGGATCTGAACCAGAGTAACAGAGATTGTAACTACTTTGGCCCGTCTCCAGAGGAACGCAGGGAGAAACAGGCTATAGAAGACTCTTGTTCACTTTATGAGATTAAGCAGAGGGATGAACAAGCTTTTCCTGCCCTTTCTAAT AATCAGTCAGTTTGTCAAGCTGCTACACAGACCGTAGATAATTTCAACCAGAAAAAGTTCTCAAATAACGAGAGAAGAAACAGCAAGTGGGCTGCAGAAGTGGAAGAGCAGAAGAATAAAG agtcaaatTCCAGGCAGATCCACTTAAGACAGAAGCTTGAGCCAAATTCATCTGAG AAGAATAGTCAAGATGAGAGTTATCCAAAAGCTTCATCTCCTTTGGAACAAGTGAAAACAGACTCTCCAATTCTTGCTGAACAA AAACTGGCAGAATGCTTACCAGGTGCAACTCCAGCACCCTCACCAATCTTTTCTGAGGTGCATTTGCCTCCAACAGTGCCTTCCATACCAGCCATTGTGCCAGCTTGGCCAAGTGAGCCAACAACATATGGACCGCCAG gtATTCCAGCCCAGATACCTGCTCCTTCACTGATGCCAGCCCCAGCAACGGGACCTGATTCTATTGTATCCCAGGCTCAG ACTCTGAATCCTTATCAGGATCCACTATACCCTGGATTCCCTTTAagtgaaaagggagaaagagctGTTGCACCCTCTTACTCCCTGTGCAATACTGGGGAAGACTTACCTAAAG ATAAGAATAttcttagatttttcttcaatcttGGTGTGAAG gCGTACAGCTGTCCCATGTGGGCACCCCATTCCTACTTGTACCCCCTGCATCAGGCCTATTTAGCTGCTTGTAGAATGTACCCAAATGTTTCCCTTCCTGTGTATCCGCACAACCTCTGGTTCCAGGAGGCTCCGCTGACtctgaatgaaaatgaaactgcacGAACAAACAGGCACTTTCCTATTCAGAATGAGGCCAGATCCAATGGTCAAAGTTCACAGGTTGATAATAGGTCTCCATCACTGCCTCTGATTATACCTACAGCTCAGGTGTCAGAAAGTCAAGGACAAATCTGTGTAGAATCGGAGACTCCGGTGCAAACTCTTCACACAAACTATGATGAGTCCCTGAGAGGGAAAAATATGTTCCCGCAACCCCCCTTTGGACACAATCCCTTTATAGGAGCTGTTCCAATAgcacctcctttctttcctcactTTTGGTATGGGTACCCAGTTCAGGGCTTTATTGAAAATTCAGCAGCAAGACCTAATATTGTCATGTCACCTGAGGACAAAGAGGCAACACCTAGCACCTCTGCGAACATGTATTTGGCTAAAGAATGCAGCCCTCCAGTTCCTGGAGGCAGCTGTATAGAGCAGCTTCAGAAGACTAACAGTGGCAGCAGCTCCAACACCGTACCGCTCCCTGTGGCTGGTGCAAGCAGTGAATGCAGTGCCCTAAATGAAACTCTGGCCAGGGCACCTAAGTTGGAGCAAACTTGTACTTCCGCTTCTCCTGCTAAACAAGCAATAGCTGGGCTGCAAAATCGTGCCCTGCAAATACAGGGGAGTGAGAGGCAGGCAGCGATGCCAAACCCTACTATACCATTGGCAGAACCAccaaaaaatgaactgaaaaatacCGTTCCCAGTCGTAAGGAAAAGACTGATAAAGTTAGAGACTCCAAAGGTACTGGTGATCTACAGGCAGAAAGCAGGGCACAGAGAACAAGGGAAGAAAGCTCTGAAGATGAAAGTGAAGTTTCTGATATGCTGAAAAGTGGCAGATCCAAGCAATTTTATAACCAGACTTACGGAGGAGGCAGAAGGCCTAGACTTGAATGGGGTTATTCTAGTCGGGGAGGATACCAGTTCCAAAGAAATGAGGAGGCCTGGAAAGGACCACCCAGCAGAAGCAGAGATGAAGGCTACCAGTATCAGCGAAACTTTAGAGGGAGGCCATATAGGAATGATAGGAGAAGGGCAACGCTGGGAGATAATCAGAGGGGGCATCAAGCATAG
- the OTUD4 gene encoding OTU domain-containing protein 4 isoform X2, whose product MAGSRVIKAAAQTLLGTLLWTATCDLRACIERELPRMDLVSSELWQSSNKNLFHQLTKAIYKEVLHCQSRHIDVRMACVDYLRKNREKFEAFIEGPFEEYLKCLENPQEWVGQVEISALSLMYKKDFIIYREPNASPSHVTENGFSDKVLLCFSNGNHYDIVYPIEYSERAALCQSLLYELLYEKVFDTDVKQIIAELSAVDVMEESNGSSEVSASDSDDDNCRSKATTVSDTNGLKSPSGNKHLKSNGNPTFLVLPKKVLKSLNPSVYRNVEYDVWLQSKWDQQKQDFSIAAGMQYSVGDKCKVRLDHNGKFYNAHIQEVCSENGPVVVFVEELGEKHAVSLKSLKPLPQTSPMEGWNTVPGKKIKKFFPTWGQNAQPDADCRGPKNQSKPIKPPSALPPRLQHTVGTRQHQFLCSGPQSHQTSTEQKAPGRNPSQTARKPDRERTEDLNQSNRDCNYFGPSPEERREKQAIEDSCSLYEIKQRDEQAFPALSNNQSVCQAATQTVDNFNQKKFSNNERRNSKWAAEVEEQKNKESNSRQIHLRQKLEPNSSENSQDESYPKASSPLEQVKTDSPILAEQKLAECLPGATPAPSPIFSEVHLPPTVPSIPAIVPAWPSEPTTYGPPGIPAQIPAPSLMPAPATGPDSIVSQAQVTSAPVAGVPVSIQAVNQPLMPLPQTLNPYQDPLYPGFPLSEKGERAVAPSYSLCNTGEDLPKDKNILRFFFNLGVKAYSCPMWAPHSYLYPLHQAYLAACRMYPNVSLPVYPHNLWFQEAPLTLNENETARTNRHFPIQNEARSNGQSSQVDNRSPSLPLIIPTAQVSESQGQICVESETPVQTLHTNYDESLRGKNMFPQPPFGHNPFIGAVPIAPPFFPHFWYGYPVQGFIENSAARPNIVMSPEDKEATPSTSANMYLAKECSPPVPGGSCIEQLQKTNSGSSSNTVPLPVAGASSECSALNETLARAPKLEQTCTSASPAKQAIAGLQNRALQIQGSERQAAMPNPTIPLAEPPKNELKNTVPSRKEKTDKVRDSKGTGDLQAESRAQRTREESSEDESEVSDMLKSGRSKQFYNQTYGGGRRPRLEWGYSSRGGYQFQRNEEAWKGPPSRSRDEGYQYQRNFRGRPYRNDRRRATLGDNQRGHQA is encoded by the exons ATGGCGGGGAGCAGAGTCATCAAGGCAGCAGCACAGACACTCCTGGGGACGCTTCTATGGACCGCTACTTGCGATCTCAGGGCTTGTATAGAAAGAGAGTTGCCAAGGATGGATCTTGTCTCTTCAGAGCTGTGGCAGAGCAG TAACAAAAACTTATTTCATCAACTAACCAAAGCCATTTACAAAGAG GTGTTACACTGTCAGTCTCGGCATATTGATGTTAGGATGGCTTGTGTAGACTATCTtcggaaaaatagagagaaatttGAAGCA ttcaTAGAGGGGCCATTTGAAGAGTACTTAAAATGTTTGGAAAACCCACAG gaATGGGTTGGACAAGTAGAAATAAGTGCCCTTTCTCTTATGTACAA GAAAGATTTCATAATCTACCGGGAACCAAATGCTTCTCCTTCACATGTAACTGAAAATGGCTTTTCTGATAAG gtattgcTGTGTTTCTCAAATGGAAACCACTATGATATTGTTTATCCCATAGAATATTCAGaaagagctgctctctgccagt ctcttcTGTATGAACTGCTGTATGAAAAGGTGTTTGATACAGATGTAAAGCAAATCATAGCAGAGCTTAGTGCTGTTGATGTGATGGAGGAAAGTAATGGTAGCAGTGAAGTATCTGCTTCAGATTCAGATGATGACAACTGCAG AAGTAAAGCTACAACAGTTAGTGATACGAATGGATTAAAGTCTCCTTCTGGCAACAAG CACCTTAAGAGCAATGGCAATCCTACCTTCTTGGTCTTGCCTAAAAAAGTTCTTAAATCACTCAACCCATCAGTTTACAGAAATGTTGAATATGATGTTTGGCTACAATCCAAATGGG ATCAGCAAAAACAAGATTTTTCTATTGCTGCTGGCATGCAATACTCAGTTGGAGATAAATGTAAA gtgcgcTTAGACCATAATGGGAAATTTTATAATGCCCATATTCAAGAAGTTTGCTCAGAGAATGGTCCAGTTGTTGTATTTGTAGAAGAGCTTGGAGAAAA GCATGCTGTCTCActgaagagccttaaacctcTTCCACAAACCTCTCCTATGGAGGGCTGGAACACTGTGCCAGGGAAGAagataaaaaagttttttccaacATGGGGGCAGAATGCTCAGCCTG ATGCAGATTGCAGAGGGCCAAAGAATCAAAGCAAGCCAATAAAACCCCCGTCAGCACTACCTCCTCGACTTCAGCATACTGTGGGAACCAGGCAGCATCAGTTCTTATGTTCTGGACCCCAATCTCATCAGACCTCAACTGAGCAAAAAGCTCCAGGCAGGAatccttcccaaactgcaag AAAACCAGATCGTGAGAGAACCGAGGATCTGAACCAGAGTAACAGAGATTGTAACTACTTTGGCCCGTCTCCAGAGGAACGCAGGGAGAAACAGGCTATAGAAGACTCTTGTTCACTTTATGAGATTAAGCAGAGGGATGAACAAGCTTTTCCTGCCCTTTCTAAT AATCAGTCAGTTTGTCAAGCTGCTACACAGACCGTAGATAATTTCAACCAGAAAAAGTTCTCAAATAACGAGAGAAGAAACAGCAAGTGGGCTGCAGAAGTGGAAGAGCAGAAGAATAAAG agtcaaatTCCAGGCAGATCCACTTAAGACAGAAGCTTGAGCCAAATTCATCTGAG AATAGTCAAGATGAGAGTTATCCAAAAGCTTCATCTCCTTTGGAACAAGTGAAAACAGACTCTCCAATTCTTGCTGAACAA AAACTGGCAGAATGCTTACCAGGTGCAACTCCAGCACCCTCACCAATCTTTTCTGAGGTGCATTTGCCTCCAACAGTGCCTTCCATACCAGCCATTGTGCCAGCTTGGCCAAGTGAGCCAACAACATATGGACCGCCAG gtATTCCAGCCCAGATACCTGCTCCTTCACTGATGCCAGCCCCAGCAACGGGACCTGATTCTATTGTATCCCAGGCTCAGGTAACATCTGCTCCAGTTGCTGGAGTTCCTGTGTCGATACAAGCAGTTAACCAGCCTTTAATGCCTTTGCCTCAGACTCTGAATCCTTATCAGGATCCACTATACCCTGGATTCCCTTTAagtgaaaagggagaaagagctGTTGCACCCTCTTACTCCCTGTGCAATACTGGGGAAGACTTACCTAAAG ATAAGAATAttcttagatttttcttcaatcttGGTGTGAAG gCGTACAGCTGTCCCATGTGGGCACCCCATTCCTACTTGTACCCCCTGCATCAGGCCTATTTAGCTGCTTGTAGAATGTACCCAAATGTTTCCCTTCCTGTGTATCCGCACAACCTCTGGTTCCAGGAGGCTCCGCTGACtctgaatgaaaatgaaactgcacGAACAAACAGGCACTTTCCTATTCAGAATGAGGCCAGATCCAATGGTCAAAGTTCACAGGTTGATAATAGGTCTCCATCACTGCCTCTGATTATACCTACAGCTCAGGTGTCAGAAAGTCAAGGACAAATCTGTGTAGAATCGGAGACTCCGGTGCAAACTCTTCACACAAACTATGATGAGTCCCTGAGAGGGAAAAATATGTTCCCGCAACCCCCCTTTGGACACAATCCCTTTATAGGAGCTGTTCCAATAgcacctcctttctttcctcactTTTGGTATGGGTACCCAGTTCAGGGCTTTATTGAAAATTCAGCAGCAAGACCTAATATTGTCATGTCACCTGAGGACAAAGAGGCAACACCTAGCACCTCTGCGAACATGTATTTGGCTAAAGAATGCAGCCCTCCAGTTCCTGGAGGCAGCTGTATAGAGCAGCTTCAGAAGACTAACAGTGGCAGCAGCTCCAACACCGTACCGCTCCCTGTGGCTGGTGCAAGCAGTGAATGCAGTGCCCTAAATGAAACTCTGGCCAGGGCACCTAAGTTGGAGCAAACTTGTACTTCCGCTTCTCCTGCTAAACAAGCAATAGCTGGGCTGCAAAATCGTGCCCTGCAAATACAGGGGAGTGAGAGGCAGGCAGCGATGCCAAACCCTACTATACCATTGGCAGAACCAccaaaaaatgaactgaaaaatacCGTTCCCAGTCGTAAGGAAAAGACTGATAAAGTTAGAGACTCCAAAGGTACTGGTGATCTACAGGCAGAAAGCAGGGCACAGAGAACAAGGGAAGAAAGCTCTGAAGATGAAAGTGAAGTTTCTGATATGCTGAAAAGTGGCAGATCCAAGCAATTTTATAACCAGACTTACGGAGGAGGCAGAAGGCCTAGACTTGAATGGGGTTATTCTAGTCGGGGAGGATACCAGTTCCAAAGAAATGAGGAGGCCTGGAAAGGACCACCCAGCAGAAGCAGAGATGAAGGCTACCAGTATCAGCGAAACTTTAGAGGGAGGCCATATAGGAATGATAGGAGAAGGGCAACGCTGGGAGATAATCAGAGGGGGCATCAAGCATAG
- the OTUD4 gene encoding OTU domain-containing protein 4 isoform X1, with translation MAGSRVIKAAAQTLLGTLLWTATCDLRACIERELPRMDLVSSELWQSSNKNLFHQLTKAIYKEVLHCQSRHIDVRMACVDYLRKNREKFEAFIEGPFEEYLKCLENPQEWVGQVEISALSLMYKKDFIIYREPNASPSHVTENGFSDKVLLCFSNGNHYDIVYPIEYSERAALCQSLLYELLYEKVFDTDVKQIIAELSAVDVMEESNGSSEVSASDSDDDNCRSKATTVSDTNGLKSPSGNKHLKSNGNPTFLVLPKKVLKSLNPSVYRNVEYDVWLQSKWDQQKQDFSIAAGMQYSVGDKCKVRLDHNGKFYNAHIQEVCSENGPVVVFVEELGEKHAVSLKSLKPLPQTSPMEGWNTVPGKKIKKFFPTWGQNAQPDADCRGPKNQSKPIKPPSALPPRLQHTVGTRQHQFLCSGPQSHQTSTEQKAPGRNPSQTARKPDRERTEDLNQSNRDCNYFGPSPEERREKQAIEDSCSLYEIKQRDEQAFPALSNNQSVCQAATQTVDNFNQKKFSNNERRNSKWAAEVEEQKNKESNSRQIHLRQKLEPNSSEKNSQDESYPKASSPLEQVKTDSPILAEQKLAECLPGATPAPSPIFSEVHLPPTVPSIPAIVPAWPSEPTTYGPPGIPAQIPAPSLMPAPATGPDSIVSQAQVTSAPVAGVPVSIQAVNQPLMPLPQTLNPYQDPLYPGFPLSEKGERAVAPSYSLCNTGEDLPKDKNILRFFFNLGVKAYSCPMWAPHSYLYPLHQAYLAACRMYPNVSLPVYPHNLWFQEAPLTLNENETARTNRHFPIQNEARSNGQSSQVDNRSPSLPLIIPTAQVSESQGQICVESETPVQTLHTNYDESLRGKNMFPQPPFGHNPFIGAVPIAPPFFPHFWYGYPVQGFIENSAARPNIVMSPEDKEATPSTSANMYLAKECSPPVPGGSCIEQLQKTNSGSSSNTVPLPVAGASSECSALNETLARAPKLEQTCTSASPAKQAIAGLQNRALQIQGSERQAAMPNPTIPLAEPPKNELKNTVPSRKEKTDKVRDSKGTGDLQAESRAQRTREESSEDESEVSDMLKSGRSKQFYNQTYGGGRRPRLEWGYSSRGGYQFQRNEEAWKGPPSRSRDEGYQYQRNFRGRPYRNDRRRATLGDNQRGHQA, from the exons ATGGCGGGGAGCAGAGTCATCAAGGCAGCAGCACAGACACTCCTGGGGACGCTTCTATGGACCGCTACTTGCGATCTCAGGGCTTGTATAGAAAGAGAGTTGCCAAGGATGGATCTTGTCTCTTCAGAGCTGTGGCAGAGCAG TAACAAAAACTTATTTCATCAACTAACCAAAGCCATTTACAAAGAG GTGTTACACTGTCAGTCTCGGCATATTGATGTTAGGATGGCTTGTGTAGACTATCTtcggaaaaatagagagaaatttGAAGCA ttcaTAGAGGGGCCATTTGAAGAGTACTTAAAATGTTTGGAAAACCCACAG gaATGGGTTGGACAAGTAGAAATAAGTGCCCTTTCTCTTATGTACAA GAAAGATTTCATAATCTACCGGGAACCAAATGCTTCTCCTTCACATGTAACTGAAAATGGCTTTTCTGATAAG gtattgcTGTGTTTCTCAAATGGAAACCACTATGATATTGTTTATCCCATAGAATATTCAGaaagagctgctctctgccagt ctcttcTGTATGAACTGCTGTATGAAAAGGTGTTTGATACAGATGTAAAGCAAATCATAGCAGAGCTTAGTGCTGTTGATGTGATGGAGGAAAGTAATGGTAGCAGTGAAGTATCTGCTTCAGATTCAGATGATGACAACTGCAG AAGTAAAGCTACAACAGTTAGTGATACGAATGGATTAAAGTCTCCTTCTGGCAACAAG CACCTTAAGAGCAATGGCAATCCTACCTTCTTGGTCTTGCCTAAAAAAGTTCTTAAATCACTCAACCCATCAGTTTACAGAAATGTTGAATATGATGTTTGGCTACAATCCAAATGGG ATCAGCAAAAACAAGATTTTTCTATTGCTGCTGGCATGCAATACTCAGTTGGAGATAAATGTAAA gtgcgcTTAGACCATAATGGGAAATTTTATAATGCCCATATTCAAGAAGTTTGCTCAGAGAATGGTCCAGTTGTTGTATTTGTAGAAGAGCTTGGAGAAAA GCATGCTGTCTCActgaagagccttaaacctcTTCCACAAACCTCTCCTATGGAGGGCTGGAACACTGTGCCAGGGAAGAagataaaaaagttttttccaacATGGGGGCAGAATGCTCAGCCTG ATGCAGATTGCAGAGGGCCAAAGAATCAAAGCAAGCCAATAAAACCCCCGTCAGCACTACCTCCTCGACTTCAGCATACTGTGGGAACCAGGCAGCATCAGTTCTTATGTTCTGGACCCCAATCTCATCAGACCTCAACTGAGCAAAAAGCTCCAGGCAGGAatccttcccaaactgcaag AAAACCAGATCGTGAGAGAACCGAGGATCTGAACCAGAGTAACAGAGATTGTAACTACTTTGGCCCGTCTCCAGAGGAACGCAGGGAGAAACAGGCTATAGAAGACTCTTGTTCACTTTATGAGATTAAGCAGAGGGATGAACAAGCTTTTCCTGCCCTTTCTAAT AATCAGTCAGTTTGTCAAGCTGCTACACAGACCGTAGATAATTTCAACCAGAAAAAGTTCTCAAATAACGAGAGAAGAAACAGCAAGTGGGCTGCAGAAGTGGAAGAGCAGAAGAATAAAG agtcaaatTCCAGGCAGATCCACTTAAGACAGAAGCTTGAGCCAAATTCATCTGAG AAGAATAGTCAAGATGAGAGTTATCCAAAAGCTTCATCTCCTTTGGAACAAGTGAAAACAGACTCTCCAATTCTTGCTGAACAA AAACTGGCAGAATGCTTACCAGGTGCAACTCCAGCACCCTCACCAATCTTTTCTGAGGTGCATTTGCCTCCAACAGTGCCTTCCATACCAGCCATTGTGCCAGCTTGGCCAAGTGAGCCAACAACATATGGACCGCCAG gtATTCCAGCCCAGATACCTGCTCCTTCACTGATGCCAGCCCCAGCAACGGGACCTGATTCTATTGTATCCCAGGCTCAGGTAACATCTGCTCCAGTTGCTGGAGTTCCTGTGTCGATACAAGCAGTTAACCAGCCTTTAATGCCTTTGCCTCAGACTCTGAATCCTTATCAGGATCCACTATACCCTGGATTCCCTTTAagtgaaaagggagaaagagctGTTGCACCCTCTTACTCCCTGTGCAATACTGGGGAAGACTTACCTAAAG ATAAGAATAttcttagatttttcttcaatcttGGTGTGAAG gCGTACAGCTGTCCCATGTGGGCACCCCATTCCTACTTGTACCCCCTGCATCAGGCCTATTTAGCTGCTTGTAGAATGTACCCAAATGTTTCCCTTCCTGTGTATCCGCACAACCTCTGGTTCCAGGAGGCTCCGCTGACtctgaatgaaaatgaaactgcacGAACAAACAGGCACTTTCCTATTCAGAATGAGGCCAGATCCAATGGTCAAAGTTCACAGGTTGATAATAGGTCTCCATCACTGCCTCTGATTATACCTACAGCTCAGGTGTCAGAAAGTCAAGGACAAATCTGTGTAGAATCGGAGACTCCGGTGCAAACTCTTCACACAAACTATGATGAGTCCCTGAGAGGGAAAAATATGTTCCCGCAACCCCCCTTTGGACACAATCCCTTTATAGGAGCTGTTCCAATAgcacctcctttctttcctcactTTTGGTATGGGTACCCAGTTCAGGGCTTTATTGAAAATTCAGCAGCAAGACCTAATATTGTCATGTCACCTGAGGACAAAGAGGCAACACCTAGCACCTCTGCGAACATGTATTTGGCTAAAGAATGCAGCCCTCCAGTTCCTGGAGGCAGCTGTATAGAGCAGCTTCAGAAGACTAACAGTGGCAGCAGCTCCAACACCGTACCGCTCCCTGTGGCTGGTGCAAGCAGTGAATGCAGTGCCCTAAATGAAACTCTGGCCAGGGCACCTAAGTTGGAGCAAACTTGTACTTCCGCTTCTCCTGCTAAACAAGCAATAGCTGGGCTGCAAAATCGTGCCCTGCAAATACAGGGGAGTGAGAGGCAGGCAGCGATGCCAAACCCTACTATACCATTGGCAGAACCAccaaaaaatgaactgaaaaatacCGTTCCCAGTCGTAAGGAAAAGACTGATAAAGTTAGAGACTCCAAAGGTACTGGTGATCTACAGGCAGAAAGCAGGGCACAGAGAACAAGGGAAGAAAGCTCTGAAGATGAAAGTGAAGTTTCTGATATGCTGAAAAGTGGCAGATCCAAGCAATTTTATAACCAGACTTACGGAGGAGGCAGAAGGCCTAGACTTGAATGGGGTTATTCTAGTCGGGGAGGATACCAGTTCCAAAGAAATGAGGAGGCCTGGAAAGGACCACCCAGCAGAAGCAGAGATGAAGGCTACCAGTATCAGCGAAACTTTAGAGGGAGGCCATATAGGAATGATAGGAGAAGGGCAACGCTGGGAGATAATCAGAGGGGGCATCAAGCATAG